ATTTTGTGCAGGGAGATTTGGAGTGGCTGATCCATACGGATGAGATTCCGCTGAAGGACCGGCTCTTTTATCTCAATCTGTTCTACTTCTTCATTGGTGATCCCAGGGAGAAGGTGGAGTACGCCGAGCGCCTGATTGCGCGGAATCTGCTGAACCCGCCAGAACAAACCGAGCTGGAGATTCTCACGATGCTGGACATGTACACCCTTGCAGGTCAGCCGGAAAAAGCGCTGGAACGCCTGAAGCGTTCCTACCAGGTGATCGCCGGACCCGGCTTCGAGAATTTCATCCCGGTCACGGTAATTACAGAGCTGTTCATCCATCTCGCAGCGGGAGCTGGAGATGAAGATCTGGAACGGATGGATGAAGCTGTCAGCCGGATTTTGCAGGACAAGCCTTTTTTGCGGGAGATTGGCAATTACAAGGTAGTGAAGGGACTCTGGAAGCTGCGGCGTGAACAGTGGTTAGAGGGGGAGCGGCTGATCAATGAGGGATTGCAGGTGCTGGATATGTCGGGATTCGTGCCGCTGCGGTTCTATGCGTTGTACAAGATCCATCATTTTTGCCGGATGTTCCTGACCGGAAGTGTCTCGGACCGAAAGTATAGTAGCCTGTTTGCGGCCGAGCTTGAAGCCTGTGGCCTGGCGAGACTGGAACACACCCTGGAGCACATCCTGCTGCCGCTGCTGGAGACCCCATGATAATTCTCTGACAATTCTCCGTTATTTTAGAATCATAGATGGAGCTTCATCTACGATCTTATGTAACCTGGAGGAGTGTCAGATGGAACAGTCAACCAAGCAGGGAAACAGCCTGCTTCATAACAAAACGTATATGCGGGTGTACAGCGCTTTTGCCACGGCGAGCTTCGGCGACTGGTTCGATGCACTGGCGATTCAGGTGCTGGTCGGTTACCGCTGGCAGGCCGGGCCGCTGATGCTGGCGCTCATTCCGGTAGCGCTGGCGCTGCCGAGTATACTGCTTGGCTCGATTGCCGGGGTAGCCGCCGACCGGCTGAACAAGCTGAAGCTGATGCGCATCTGCGATCTTCTGACGGCGCTGATAACGCTACTGGTGCTGTTCGCTCCGAGTATGGTCTGGCTGCTGCCTCTGCTGGCACTGCGCTCAGCGCTGTCCACACTGAATATGCCCGCTCAGCAGTCCTTGACCCGCAGCTTGGTCCGGGAAGATCAGCTGCTGCAGGCCTCCTCGCTGAACGGGCTGGTCAACCAAGGCTCCAAAATCGCCGGTCCGCTGCTCGGAGGTCTGGCGCTCGCCTTCCTTACGCCGCAGTGGTGCATCCTGCTCAATGCCTTGCTGCGCGGCTGTTCTTATCTGCTGCTGCTGTCCGTAAAAAACATCCATACGGAGGAAGAAGACAGCAAACAGCCAGAAGAGCCGGACAACAAGATACCGCTCCGCACCATGTGGCGGGAAGGCTGGAGCTTCATGCTCCGCAGCCGGCTGCTGCTGAATACGATGTTGTTCGGGCTTGCCGGGTCGCTGGTAATTCAGGTCGTTGACTTTCAATTCACCAGCCTGTTCCGGGTGTTCGCACCAGACCGGGAATCACTGCTCGGCTGGATGGTAGCCGCTACCGGAGCGGGAGCTGTGCTCATCATTCTAATCCTGAACAAGCTGAAATTGGAAGAAGGTTATGGCTGGAAGCTGGGATCTGGGTATGTGCTGATCGGCGGATCAATTGCGGCGCTGGGTCTGCTTCAGCCGGGGGCATCTATGATTTGGGTGCTGCTGATCGGGTTTGTGCTGGGGATCGGCAACGGGGTATTCATGATTACCTTCAATTACTGTCTGCAAAAGGAAACCCCGCCGCACATGACAGGCCGCATCTTCGGCATTCAGAACACCGTCCTCAGCACGGTACTCATTGTGGCACCTTTGCTGGGCGGCGTGCTTGTGCAATATGCAGGTCCGGCCCGTATTTTTGTTAACATTGGCTTACTGCAGCTGCTCCTGGGTCTGACGGGGATGGTGTTCGGCCGGCAGCTCTGGCCGGTGGCGAGGTCTAGAGCGGAAGCCGCTCATCCAGCAGTAGAGAGTAGCTAAGATGGGGAACGGATCACTAATTTCTGCATAGAGGATCAGGAGGAACGTATGACAACTTATATCTACATGGTGAGACATGGGGACTCGCTCCGTACCGGGATGGATGAATGGACGCGCGGCCTGTCACCCAAGGGCAAAGAGGATGCACGGCGAGTCACCGAATGCCTGAAGGATGAAGGGATAGATGTACTATACAGCAGCCCGTATATCCGGGCAAGCGATACGATTGCTGATTTGGCAGACCAACTCGGGAAGGAGATCACCCACATCGAGGATCTAAGGGAGAAGGTCTGGATGGAAGGCAACCGGCAGCTGCCGGATGAGGATCTGCTGCATGAGCTGCAGAAGATGTATGCCGACTCGAATTATGCCCTGCCGGGGGGAGAATCGAACCGGGAGTGCCAGGCACGTGCAGTGAAGGCACTGCAGGAAATCCTGCGGGATCATGCAGGGGAGCGGGTTGCCATCGGAACCCACGGGCTGGTCATGGCCTTGATGATGAGCTATTTTGCCCCGGAATATGACCTGGACTTCCTCCTGCAGACGACCAAGCCGGATATCTATGTCATGGAGTTCAAAGAAGATGAAGTACTGGTCCGGCGGATGCCTCTGTAAGCTAAGGGCAGAATAATTGTCATTATTACAAAAAATGGTGAAGTAATATGATAGTCATTACGCTAAAAGGCAACAATACCTCAATAATCCCAAGAAGGCAGCCGACCAATGTGGTGGCTGCCTATTTAGCTTATCGTGATCAGTTGGTCGCAAACGGATAATCAATAACGATGATTCCTTCAACAAATGGGCCTATGGATTGTAATAAATTTTGATGTAGCGGGTGCTGAATGTAGTCCCGGCAAGCTTGCTGATTCTCAAAAGTAACTCTGATCCCCAGCGTAAACCCCTGTGTGTGCTCGATTTCCTCCGTTACGTTAATCCCAGCGCTAAGATCTAAGATACCTGGAATTTCCCCTTCAAAATCATGCGCGCGACTAACAGCGTCTTCTTGCTCTGCAGTAGAAACATCAGGCTTGAATTTCAATAGCACCATATGCTCAAACATCTTATTCCCCCCAAGGCTAATGTATACTTGTCTTCTCCATTCTTGCTCTTCTCCTATGGAGGACATAGACTAGTGTACATGAGCCAAACGAGGTTAGGGAGATATCTGGTTATCATAGGATTGGGAATCCTACGTTCAAGAATAGATAGGAGGCATGAGGAGATTATGGGGGACAGACTGGACCGTTACGAAGAATTGTCTCGTTTTTTGCGCTTGCGCCGTGAACGAATGACTCCTAAGCAAGCGGGTTTGCCGGAAACCGGACGCAGACGTACACCTGGACTTCGCCGAAGCGAGGTAGCCCAGCTGGCAGATGTAGGATTGGACTGGTACACCTACTTGGAACAAGGGCGTCCTATTAACGTATCCGCTGAGGTACTTGACCGAATATCAGAAGTGCTTCGGTTAGATGAAGCAGAACGCAGGCATCTGTACCATCTGGCTCGAAAGCAATTTCCCTTGATCAATACCCATCAACCCTCCAAGGTAACAGCGGAACTTCAACGTTTTGTGGATAGCCAAACCCTGTCACCTTCGAATGTCATGGATGCGCATATGAATATCATTGCCTGGAATGAAGCCTACTGTGCAATGAATGGGGATCTCGCGGCTATGTCGGAAAGTGAACGGAATTTCGTCTGGATGACGTTTACTTCTGCCCGTTTTCGCTACGTTAAGGGAGAGCAATGGGAAATGCATGCCAGGCGAATCGTTGCTACTTTCCATGCCAGATATGCGCGACACGGCGAAGACCCTTGGTGGTCTGAGCAGTTCGAGGCACTATCCAAGGTTAGCAGAGAGTTTCGTGAACTTTGGGACTCACATGAGGTTCTCGATGCCATTGATGCTCTGAAGACGCTGCATTGTCCGAATCTCGGGAAATTGAATTTCGATCTTGTATCGTTTCAGTATTTGAACGACTCCAATTTGACCGTATCTATCCATGTTCCTCATCAAGACGGCACGGTGGAAAAAATGCAGCAGCTGTTAATTAATTATCGGGACCAGCGTTAAGGGCCCTTATGGCAATTTGAGTCGTATGGTCGCTTGATTCGTTTGAAGAACTATAGCCCATAAAATCGCTTTGTGTTCGCCGTCAGCAGGGCCTGGGCCTCGGCTACGGAATATCCATGCAGTGCTCCCCAGGCGGCGGCAACGTCATGGACCATAGCCGGATGGGTGGTGCGCCCGGTGAACGGTCCTTCAAACGGCCAGGGGCCGTCTGTCTCCGCCATGACCAGCTCCGGCGGATAGCGGCGTGCCAGCTCCTGAATCTCCGGTTCGTAGAGGATGTCAGGAGTGAAGGAAATGTAGTAACCGCAGCTAATCATCCGGTCAACGGTAGCAGCGGGGCCCTTGAACCAGTGGAAATGGGCCTGCGTAAGGCCATGCTGCTCCAGCAGATCGCATACGGTCCACGCATCCTCATAGACGGCATGTAGTACTACAGGCTTGCCCAAACGTGCAGCCAGTCCAAGAAGTCTGTCGAGCAGCCCGAGATAGGGTTCCATCTCCCAGCCCTCACCGCGTGCAGCAGCTTCGGCCCGGGAGTAGTAGGGAAGGCCGATTTCACCAATAGCGACCATATTGTCCGCATGGGCTGTAATCCATTTCAGCAGCGCATTCAGCTCTTCCTCCGCAGGGAGCTGCTGCTCTGGATGGAAGCCGTAAGCCGGCTTCACCAGGCCGGGATATCTGACTGCGAGCTCCCGGGTACGCTTGCTGGAGGCGAGGTTCATCGAGACCGCGATCAGCGACTCTATGCCCTGCTCCGGCAGTCTCTCCAGCAGGGAGGACACTACGTGATCCTCATATTGGTCTAGATGAATATGGGCATCAATCATTTGCAAGCCTCTCCTTCCGGCAGCGGATTATTTCTCCACAATGGCTTCACCCCGTTCATCCGGCTCAAAAGCAATAGACCCCAGCTCCATCCCTGTCTTACCTGCCTTATATTCCAGCTTCAGGGTACCGACACTCTCGGTCATGCCGACCATTAGGCTGGTATCTGCGAGCAGCTTGTTACTCTCTACTGAGTAGTAGGTTACTGCGCCAATGGCCGCTTTGCTGCCGAAATACTTCATGCCGTCCTCAGCACGGTCCGGGAGTCTGAGCGTCAGCTTGGACGGCTTGGGTCCTGTAAGCTCAAGCTTCAGCAGGACATCATCCTTATCCAGCGAAATACTGGAGGAGACTACAGCAGAGGCCGCTTTGTCCGCAGCAGGCACCGATATTTCCTTCCATTGTTCCGGATTAACCACATGAACCTCCTGTGCAACCAGCGAGGTTCCGGTTCCCAGGGTGAACACAACCGTGGCCTCCGGTTTGCCGTCCGAATCTACATCAGCATAGAAGAGCTGAGGCGGGTGCGAGTAGTCTCTGGATACGTTCCAGTTGAAGCGTTGCTTTTTCCCGTTCACTTCAAGGATGAATCCTTTGTAGGTATCGCCGTCCTTGAGCGCGGCGTACAATTTCACCTTGGGATTATTCTCTGCAACGGCAAGGGGGGCAGCGGGTACTCTGACGGTTGTGCTAAGACTGCCCGGGGTAACAGTAACCCGGCTTCCTCCCTTATTCAGCTCTGTAACAGCTCCCGTAAGGGAGTCCAAAGCAGCTGCCGCGATATATACATGGCCTGCCTTCAGTAACACAGGAGAGTCCAGCTCCTCTTGATATCCTCCGTCCGTTTGCGTATAAGTCACCTGCTTGGAAGCGCTACCGGGCGTTAGAATCGTCTTGTCCCAGCTTGTGGATAGGGTGAGTTGCTTGAGGGTGTTATTCCATTGCAGCTCTATCGGGAAGTATTCCAACAGCGCGCGGGCAGGTACGTATAATGTGCCGCCTGAATGGAAGGGGGGAGCCCCGGGGAGAACGGCTTGTCCGTCCACAACAAGGGATAGAGGGGCAGCAGCAGAATGGGCAATATCTATGGATGAACCCGCCGCATGGCCTGCGAGGAGCAGGGCAATAGCG
This genomic interval from Paenibacillus sp. FSL H8-0332 contains the following:
- a CDS encoding winged helix-turn-helix domain-containing protein, whose product is MHLELNGSEYKVSAGGLTVELLPKEFALLQFLYRNRGRTFSREQLLDKVWPMEYPVERTVDDHIYRLRKKLRQLGGIDIKTIRGFGYSLAIPGSLAGVAVNPATNDPELRDTMREVFMKFHVYGQGNSMLTLARQQDILGYELDPHYSMVVHFVQGDLEWLIHTDEIPLKDRLFYLNLFYFFIGDPREKVEYAERLIARNLLNPPEQTELEILTMLDMYTLAGQPEKALERLKRSYQVIAGPGFENFIPVTVITELFIHLAAGAGDEDLERMDEAVSRILQDKPFLREIGNYKVVKGLWKLRREQWLEGERLINEGLQVLDMSGFVPLRFYALYKIHHFCRMFLTGSVSDRKYSSLFAAELEACGLARLEHTLEHILLPLLETP
- a CDS encoding MFS transporter — translated: MEQSTKQGNSLLHNKTYMRVYSAFATASFGDWFDALAIQVLVGYRWQAGPLMLALIPVALALPSILLGSIAGVAADRLNKLKLMRICDLLTALITLLVLFAPSMVWLLPLLALRSALSTLNMPAQQSLTRSLVREDQLLQASSLNGLVNQGSKIAGPLLGGLALAFLTPQWCILLNALLRGCSYLLLLSVKNIHTEEEDSKQPEEPDNKIPLRTMWREGWSFMLRSRLLLNTMLFGLAGSLVIQVVDFQFTSLFRVFAPDRESLLGWMVAATGAGAVLIILILNKLKLEEGYGWKLGSGYVLIGGSIAALGLLQPGASMIWVLLIGFVLGIGNGVFMITFNYCLQKETPPHMTGRIFGIQNTVLSTVLIVAPLLGGVLVQYAGPARIFVNIGLLQLLLGLTGMVFGRQLWPVARSRAEAAHPAVESS
- a CDS encoding histidine phosphatase family protein, yielding MTTYIYMVRHGDSLRTGMDEWTRGLSPKGKEDARRVTECLKDEGIDVLYSSPYIRASDTIADLADQLGKEITHIEDLREKVWMEGNRQLPDEDLLHELQKMYADSNYALPGGESNRECQARAVKALQEILRDHAGERVAIGTHGLVMALMMSYFAPEYDLDFLLQTTKPDIYVMEFKEDEVLVRRMPL
- a CDS encoding Dabb family protein; translated protein: MFEHMVLLKFKPDVSTAEQEDAVSRAHDFEGEIPGILDLSAGINVTEEIEHTQGFTLGIRVTFENQQACRDYIQHPLHQNLLQSIGPFVEGIIVIDYPFATN
- a CDS encoding helix-turn-helix transcriptional regulator — encoded protein: MGDRLDRYEELSRFLRLRRERMTPKQAGLPETGRRRTPGLRRSEVAQLADVGLDWYTYLEQGRPINVSAEVLDRISEVLRLDEAERRHLYHLARKQFPLINTHQPSKVTAELQRFVDSQTLSPSNVMDAHMNIIAWNEAYCAMNGDLAAMSESERNFVWMTFTSARFRYVKGEQWEMHARRIVATFHARYARHGEDPWWSEQFEALSKVSREFRELWDSHEVLDAIDALKTLHCPNLGKLNFDLVSFQYLNDSNLTVSIHVPHQDGTVEKMQQLLINYRDQR
- a CDS encoding TatD family hydrolase, producing the protein MIDAHIHLDQYEDHVVSSLLERLPEQGIESLIAVSMNLASSKRTRELAVRYPGLVKPAYGFHPEQQLPAEEELNALLKWITAHADNMVAIGEIGLPYYSRAEAAARGEGWEMEPYLGLLDRLLGLAARLGKPVVLHAVYEDAWTVCDLLEQHGLTQAHFHWFKGPAATVDRMISCGYYISFTPDILYEPEIQELARRYPPELVMAETDGPWPFEGPFTGRTTHPAMVHDVAAAWGALHGYSVAEAQALLTANTKRFYGL
- a CDS encoding stalk domain-containing protein: MKKLITAAAIALLLAGHAAGSSIDIAHSAAAPLSLVVDGQAVLPGAPPFHSGGTLYVPARALLEYFPIELQWNNTLKQLTLSTSWDKTILTPGSASKQVTYTQTDGGYQEELDSPVLLKAGHVYIAAAALDSLTGAVTELNKGGSRVTVTPGSLSTTVRVPAAPLAVAENNPKVKLYAALKDGDTYKGFILEVNGKKQRFNWNVSRDYSHPPQLFYADVDSDGKPEATVVFTLGTGTSLVAQEVHVVNPEQWKEISVPAADKAASAVVSSSISLDKDDVLLKLELTGPKPSKLTLRLPDRAEDGMKYFGSKAAIGAVTYYSVESNKLLADTSLMVGMTESVGTLKLEYKAGKTGMELGSIAFEPDERGEAIVEK